In one window of Azotobacter salinestris DNA:
- a CDS encoding helix-turn-helix domain-containing protein, whose translation MDVGVRLQSIRKLKGLSQRELAKRAGVTNSTISMIEKNSVSPSISSLKKVLGGIPMSLMEFFSLDLEAEPSTPVVYRAAEQIELSRGLLSMRLVGKGHPDRALTFLSVAYPPGADSGETLLVRDGEEAGILVEGRLELQVGEQRYTLESGDSYYLVAGQAHRFCNPFEVPARLISAATPAHF comes from the coding sequence TTGGACGTCGGTGTTCGACTGCAATCCATCCGCAAGCTCAAAGGCCTCTCCCAGCGTGAACTCGCCAAGCGCGCGGGCGTCACCAACAGCACTATCTCGATGATCGAGAAGAACAGTGTCAGTCCCTCGATCAGTTCCCTGAAGAAGGTTCTCGGCGGCATTCCCATGTCGCTGATGGAGTTCTTCTCCCTCGACCTGGAAGCCGAGCCCAGCACCCCGGTGGTCTACCGCGCAGCCGAGCAGATCGAGCTGTCGCGCGGGCTGCTGAGCATGCGCTTGGTCGGCAAGGGCCATCCCGACCGCGCGCTCACCTTCCTCTCGGTGGCCTACCCGCCGGGGGCCGACAGTGGCGAGACGCTGCTCGTTCGCGACGGCGAGGAGGCCGGCATCCTCGTCGAGGGGCGCCTGGAACTGCAGGTCGGCGAGCAGCGCTACACCCTCGAGAGCGGCGACAGCTACTACCTGGTCGCCGGCCAGGCGCACCGTTTCTGCAATCCCTTCGAGGTCCCGGCGCGGCTGATCAGTGCCGCCACCCCGGCGCACTTCTAG
- a CDS encoding c-type cytochrome, translating to MRGVRVSLIKMLAAPVAVLSLWAASVQAATDAEIAERLKPVGEVCVAGQECKGVATAAAGAAGGAARSGDDVVARYCNACHGTGLLNAPKVGDNAAWQTRADAKGGLDGLLKSAIAGLNAMPPKGTCADCSDDELKAAIGKMSGL from the coding sequence ATGAGGGGGGTAAGGGTGAGTCTGATCAAGATGTTGGCGGCACCGGTCGCCGTGTTGTCCCTGTGGGCGGCGAGTGTCCAGGCCGCGACCGATGCGGAAATCGCCGAGCGTCTGAAGCCGGTCGGCGAGGTCTGCGTGGCCGGTCAGGAATGCAAGGGCGTCGCTACCGCTGCTGCCGGCGCCGCTGGCGGTGCTGCACGTAGCGGTGACGACGTCGTCGCCAGGTACTGCAACGCCTGCCATGGCACCGGCCTGCTGAACGCGCCGAAGGTTGGCGACAACGCTGCCTGGCAAACCCGGGCCGATGCCAAGGGCGGCCTCGACGGCTTGCTCAAGTCGGCAATCGCCGGTCTCAACGCCATGCCGCCGAAAGGCACCTGCGCCGACTGCTCGGACGACGAGCTGAAGGCCGCCATCGGCAAGATGTCCGGCCTCTGA
- a CDS encoding xanthine phosphoribosyltransferase gives MEQLKRKIREHGSVLSEQVLKVDAFLNHQVDPLLMQQIGREFARRFRDQGIDKVVTLEASGIAPALMTALELGVPLVFARKHRSLTLTDNLLTARVYSFTKQVESTVAISASHLAAGERVLIVDDFLANGQAALGLASIVRQAGAQLAGIGIVIEKSFQSGRRALEEQGYRVESLARIASLAGGQVSFLE, from the coding sequence ATGGAGCAGTTGAAACGGAAGATCCGCGAGCACGGCAGCGTGCTTTCGGAGCAGGTACTGAAGGTGGATGCCTTCCTCAATCATCAGGTCGATCCGCTGCTGATGCAGCAGATCGGCCGGGAGTTCGCCCGGCGCTTTCGCGACCAGGGCATCGACAAGGTGGTCACCCTCGAGGCATCGGGCATCGCCCCGGCGCTGATGACCGCGCTGGAGCTGGGCGTGCCGCTGGTCTTCGCCCGCAAGCACCGCTCGCTGACCCTGACCGACAACCTGCTGACCGCCCGGGTCTATTCCTTCACCAAGCAGGTGGAGAGCACCGTGGCCATTTCCGCCAGTCATCTGGCGGCCGGCGAGCGCGTGCTGATCGTCGACGACTTCCTGGCCAACGGCCAGGCCGCGCTGGGGCTGGCCTCCATTGTCCGCCAGGCCGGGGCGCAGTTGGCCGGGATCGGCATCGTCATCGAGAAGTCCTTCCAGTCCGGCCGCCGGGCGCTGGAGGAACAGGGCTACCGGGTCGAATCCCTGGCCCGGATCGCTTCGCTGGCGGGCGGTCAGGTCAGTTTTCTGGAGTGA
- a CDS encoding catalase family peroxidase, with the protein MQRKDLPGWLLAAGLGLVAPLGMAAQDEVTPAQVVAALEDTFGVTPGERRNHIKGTCALGEFVGQPAAATWSRSALFSGEPVPVVARLSLPGGNPRIADTAKSVRGMALEFRLPGGALQHMTMINTPVFGAAHPRTFLDQIVALKPDPATGKPDPARLEAFRASHPDSRAQAQFLAEHNPPPSFANSSYFGIHTFKFIDATGKTTLVRWRFVPEDGEKSLSDEELKSLPANFLEERLIQRTAQGPVRWDMLVSIGQPGDPENDPTVAWPENREQVKVGTLTLTAAMPQKSAACEKINFDPLVMAEGIAPTDDPILRFRSPAYAVSFAKRQAGQ; encoded by the coding sequence ATGCAGAGAAAAGATCTGCCGGGGTGGCTGCTGGCCGCCGGGCTGGGACTGGTCGCCCCCTTGGGGATGGCGGCGCAGGACGAGGTGACCCCGGCGCAGGTGGTGGCCGCCCTCGAGGACACCTTCGGGGTGACGCCGGGCGAGCGGCGCAACCACATCAAGGGCACCTGCGCGCTCGGCGAGTTCGTCGGCCAGCCCGCTGCTGCCACCTGGTCGCGCTCGGCGCTGTTCTCCGGAGAGCCCGTGCCGGTCGTCGCGCGCCTCTCGCTGCCGGGCGGCAACCCCAGGATCGCCGATACGGCCAAGAGCGTCCGCGGCATGGCCCTGGAATTCCGCCTGCCCGGCGGCGCCCTGCAGCACATGACGATGATCAACACCCCGGTCTTCGGCGCGGCCCATCCCAGGACCTTCCTCGACCAGATCGTCGCCCTGAAGCCCGACCCGGCCACCGGCAAGCCCGATCCGGCCAGGCTCGAGGCCTTCCGGGCCAGCCATCCGGACAGCCGGGCGCAGGCGCAATTCCTCGCCGAGCACAACCCGCCGCCGAGCTTCGCCAACAGCAGCTACTTCGGCATCCACACCTTCAAGTTCATCGACGCCACCGGCAAGACTACCCTGGTGCGCTGGCGCTTCGTACCCGAGGACGGCGAGAAGAGCCTCTCCGACGAGGAGCTGAAGAGCCTGCCGGCCAACTTCCTCGAGGAGCGGCTGATTCAGCGCACCGCCCAGGGCCCGGTGCGCTGGGACATGCTGGTGAGCATCGGCCAGCCCGGCGACCCGGAGAACGATCCGACGGTCGCCTGGCCGGAGAACCGCGAGCAGGTGAAGGTCGGCACCCTGACCCTGACCGCGGCCATGCCGCAGAAGAGCGCCGCCTGCGAGAAGATCAACTTCGATCCGCTGGTGATGGCCGAGGGCATCGCCCCGACCGACGATCCCATCCTGCGCTTCCGCTCCCCCGCCTACGCGGTGTCCTTCGCCAAGCGCCAGGCCGGGCAGTGA
- a CDS encoding SDR family oxidoreductase: protein MQNGTALIVGVTGISGYNLAKVLVASGWTVYGLARQPSAVEGVIPVPADLLDATATEDALRGLPITHVFFCTWTRRATEKENIEANGAMMRNLCTALAGAPLQHMALVTGTKHYLGSFENYGSGKAETPFRESEPRQAGENFYYALEDLLFAAAEQHGFGWSVHRSHTMIGPAKGSNAMNMGVTLAVYASLCRETGQPFVFPGSRAQWDGLTDVTDAGLLGRQLEWAALSPAARNQAFNAVNGDVFRWRWMWSEVAAFFGLEAAPYPDQPMPLEARLKDTAPPVWDEMATKYTLVEADVNKLASWWHTDADLGREIECVNDMNKSRELGFLGYKDSRASFLELFAQLRAQRIIP, encoded by the coding sequence ATGCAAAATGGTACCGCCCTGATCGTCGGCGTCACCGGCATCTCCGGATACAACCTGGCCAAGGTCCTGGTCGCCAGCGGCTGGACCGTCTACGGCCTGGCACGCCAGCCGTCCGCGGTGGAGGGGGTGATTCCGGTGCCGGCCGACCTGCTCGACGCCACCGCCACGGAGGATGCCCTGCGCGGCCTGCCGATCACCCACGTGTTCTTCTGCACCTGGACGCGCCGCGCCACCGAGAAGGAGAACATCGAGGCCAACGGCGCGATGATGCGCAACCTGTGCACGGCGCTGGCAGGAGCCCCGCTGCAGCACATGGCCCTGGTGACCGGCACCAAGCACTACCTCGGCTCCTTCGAGAACTACGGCAGCGGCAAGGCCGAGACGCCGTTTCGCGAGAGCGAGCCGCGCCAGGCCGGCGAGAACTTCTACTACGCCCTGGAGGACCTCCTCTTCGCCGCCGCCGAGCAGCACGGCTTCGGCTGGAGCGTGCACCGCTCCCACACCATGATCGGCCCGGCCAAGGGCAGCAACGCGATGAACATGGGCGTGACCCTGGCCGTGTACGCCTCGCTGTGCAGGGAAACCGGCCAGCCCTTCGTCTTTCCCGGCTCGCGGGCGCAGTGGGACGGCCTCACCGACGTCACCGACGCCGGCCTGCTCGGACGCCAGCTGGAGTGGGCGGCGCTCTCGCCCGCGGCACGCAACCAGGCGTTCAACGCGGTCAACGGCGACGTGTTCCGCTGGCGCTGGATGTGGAGCGAGGTCGCCGCATTCTTCGGCCTGGAGGCGGCGCCCTACCCCGACCAGCCGATGCCGCTCGAGGCGCGCCTGAAGGACACGGCTCCCCCCGTCTGGGACGAGATGGCGACCAAGTACACCCTGGTCGAGGCCGACGTGAACAAGCTGGCCTCCTGGTGGCACACCGACGCCGATCTCGGCCGCGAGATCGAATGCGTGAACGACATGAACAAGAGCCGCGAACTGGGCTTCCTCGGCTACAAGGACAGCCGCGCCTCCTTCCTCGAACTGTTCGCCCAGCTCAGGGCCCAGCGGATCATTCCCTGA
- a CDS encoding IS630 family transposase, translating into MKTGRPAVRIELTEHEHAELTRRRARHKGPADMQLRAEIILSCARGESGSSIARRLGITAQTVSRWRLRFARLGLQGLNDEPRSGRPRSISDEKVQEVVDRVRQTRPDDASHWSSRRMSKATHISPASVQRIWRAFGLKPHLEHTFKLSTDPAFVDKVQDIVGLYLNPPDKALVLCVDEKSQIQALNRTQPGLPLEPGYPATRTHDYQRHGTTSLFAALDVATGEVIGRLKRRHRSAEFLEFLRAIEETVESDKAIHLIMDNYAVHKTDKVRAWLVAHPRYHVHFTPTSASWLNLVERFFSMLTQKWIKRQAHTSVKDLEQSIEYYLATYNQNPRPFRWRKGAGEILASVGRAARALQRNNEANL; encoded by the coding sequence ATGAAAACAGGCCGCCCAGCCGTTCGGATCGAACTGACCGAACACGAGCATGCCGAACTCACCCGCCGCCGAGCCAGGCACAAGGGGCCTGCCGATATGCAGCTGCGCGCCGAGATCATTCTGTCCTGCGCTCGAGGCGAGTCCGGCTCTTCCATTGCTCGACGGCTCGGCATTACGGCGCAAACCGTTTCGAGGTGGCGCCTTCGCTTCGCCCGTTTGGGCCTGCAAGGCCTCAATGACGAGCCGCGCTCAGGCCGCCCACGCAGCATCAGTGATGAAAAGGTCCAGGAAGTGGTCGACCGGGTGCGGCAGACCAGGCCCGACGATGCCAGTCATTGGAGCTCGCGCCGGATGAGCAAGGCCACCCATATTTCACCGGCGAGCGTACAGCGTATCTGGCGAGCCTTCGGGCTCAAGCCTCACCTGGAGCACACCTTCAAGCTGTCCACCGATCCCGCCTTTGTCGACAAGGTGCAGGATATCGTAGGGCTCTACCTGAATCCGCCGGATAAAGCGCTGGTACTGTGCGTCGATGAGAAAAGCCAGATCCAGGCGCTCAATCGAACACAGCCGGGGCTGCCGCTGGAGCCTGGGTATCCGGCGACCCGTACCCATGATTATCAGCGCCATGGCACGACGTCCTTGTTTGCCGCCCTGGATGTGGCCACCGGCGAGGTGATCGGACGTCTCAAGCGCCGTCACCGCAGCGCAGAATTCCTGGAGTTTCTCAGGGCCATCGAGGAAACGGTCGAGAGCGACAAGGCCATACACCTGATCATGGATAACTATGCCGTGCACAAGACCGACAAGGTGCGTGCCTGGCTTGTCGCACACCCGCGTTATCACGTGCATTTCACCCCGACGTCTGCGTCATGGCTGAATCTGGTGGAGCGCTTTTTCTCGATGCTCACCCAGAAGTGGATAAAGCGCCAGGCCCATACCAGCGTGAAGGATCTCGAGCAGTCCATCGAGTATTACCTGGCGACCTACAACCAGAATCCAAGGCCCTTCCGCTGGCGTAAGGGAGCAGGTGAAATCCTGGCCTCTGTCGGCAGGGCTGCTCGAGCCTTGCAAAGAAATAATGAAGCGAACTTGTGA
- a CDS encoding thermonuclease family protein translates to MRSRLLATSLLLGFASSPVSATDISCRVTEVVDGDAFTCLTATGKPLNVRLAGIDAPEARQPHGDQSRRMLSDLVLDQRVTLNVQEADRQGRSVAWAHVGTRDINAEMVSQGGAWARRPHDADRRLALLESQAEADKRGLWALAEAERVPPWEWRALGWNEHPAPREVSPGALAKGPAASGLRCDGKRFCKEMNSCDEAKFYVENCGPRSLDGDRDGVPCESLCK, encoded by the coding sequence ATGCGCTCCAGGTTGCTCGCAACCTCGCTGCTGCTCGGCTTCGCCAGCTCGCCCGTTTCCGCAACCGACATTTCCTGCCGCGTGACCGAGGTGGTCGACGGCGACGCCTTCACCTGCCTGACCGCTACCGGAAAGCCGCTGAACGTCCGGCTGGCGGGAATCGACGCGCCCGAAGCCAGGCAGCCCCACGGCGACCAGTCCCGCCGGATGCTGAGCGACCTGGTGCTCGACCAGAGGGTGACCCTGAACGTGCAGGAGGCCGATCGCCAGGGCCGCTCGGTGGCGTGGGCCCATGTCGGCACGCGCGACATCAATGCCGAGATGGTCAGCCAGGGCGGTGCCTGGGCCCGGCGCCCGCATGACGCGGACCGGCGCCTCGCGCTTCTGGAAAGTCAGGCCGAGGCGGACAAGCGCGGCCTGTGGGCCCTTGCCGAGGCGGAACGCGTTCCGCCCTGGGAGTGGCGCGCCCTGGGCTGGAACGAGCACCCGGCTCCGCGCGAAGTCAGCCCGGGCGCGCTCGCCAAGGGGCCGGCCGCCAGCGGCCTGCGCTGCGACGGGAAGCGCTTCTGCAAGGAAATGAACAGCTGCGACGAGGCCAAGTTCTACGTGGAGAACTGCGGGCCGCGCAGCCTCGATGGCGACCGTGACGGCGTGCCCTGCGAATCGCTGTGCAAGTAG
- the rep gene encoding DNA helicase Rep, with the protein MSRLNPRQQEAVTYVGGPLLVLAGAGSGKTSVITRKIAYLIQQCGIQARHIVAMTFTNKAAREMKERVGTLLRGAEGKGLTVSTFHNLGLNIIRKEHARLGYKPGFSIFDEGDIKSLLTDIMQKEYAGDDGVDEIKNHIGAWKNDLILPEEALEKARTPKEQTAAVVYLHYQRTLKAYNAVDFDDLILLPVKLFQSQPEVLEKWQHRIRYLLVDEYQDTNASQYLLVKLLVGMRHQFTVVGDDDQSIYAWRGARPENLMQLKEDYPSLKVVMLEQNYRSTSRILKCANVLIANNPHVFDKQLWSEMGHGDEIRVIRCRNEETEAERVAMEILTLHLKTGRPYSDFAILYRGNYQSRLMELKLQHHQIPYRLSGGTSFFARQEVKDLMSYFRLLVNPDDDNAFLRVINVPRREIGSATLEKLSHYAGERNLSLYEAAGELGLAQHLDSRYCERLARFARWMDGVRRQCAQNDPIAALRSMIMDIDYENWLRQNASSDKVAEARMGNVWFLVEALKNTLEKDEDGEMTIEEAIGKLVLRDMLERQQEEEEGAEGVQMLTLHASKGLEFPHVFIIGVEEEILPHRSSIEADTIEEERRLAYVGITRARQNLVLTFAAKRKQYGEIIDCAPSRFLAELPQDDLVWEGQEDAPVEAKAARGKSALADIRAMLKR; encoded by the coding sequence ATGTCCCGACTCAACCCGCGTCAACAGGAAGCCGTGACCTACGTCGGCGGCCCGCTCCTGGTGCTCGCCGGCGCCGGCTCCGGCAAGACCAGCGTGATCACCCGCAAGATCGCCTACCTGATCCAGCAGTGCGGCATCCAGGCCCGGCACATCGTCGCCATGACCTTCACCAACAAGGCCGCCCGCGAGATGAAGGAGCGCGTCGGCACGCTCCTGCGCGGCGCCGAGGGCAAGGGGCTGACCGTCTCCACCTTCCACAACCTCGGCCTCAACATCATCCGCAAGGAGCACGCGCGGCTCGGCTACAAGCCCGGCTTCTCGATCTTCGACGAGGGCGACATCAAGTCCCTGCTGACCGACATCATGCAGAAGGAATATGCAGGCGACGACGGTGTCGACGAGATCAAGAACCACATCGGCGCCTGGAAGAACGACCTGATCCTCCCCGAGGAGGCCCTGGAGAAGGCGCGCACACCCAAGGAGCAGACCGCCGCTGTCGTCTACCTGCACTACCAGCGCACTCTCAAGGCCTACAACGCGGTCGACTTCGACGACCTGATCCTGCTGCCGGTGAAGCTCTTCCAGAGCCAGCCCGAGGTACTCGAGAAGTGGCAGCACCGCATCCGCTACCTCCTGGTCGACGAATACCAGGACACCAACGCCAGCCAGTACCTGCTGGTGAAGCTTTTGGTCGGCATGCGCCACCAGTTCACCGTGGTCGGCGACGACGACCAGTCGATCTACGCCTGGCGCGGCGCGCGCCCGGAAAACCTGATGCAGCTGAAGGAGGACTACCCCTCGCTGAAGGTGGTGATGCTCGAGCAGAACTACCGCTCGACCAGCCGCATCCTGAAATGCGCCAACGTGCTGATCGCCAACAACCCCCATGTGTTCGACAAGCAGCTGTGGAGCGAGATGGGCCACGGCGACGAGATCCGCGTGATCCGCTGCCGCAACGAGGAAACCGAGGCCGAGCGGGTGGCCATGGAGATCCTCACCCTGCACCTGAAGACCGGCCGGCCCTACAGCGACTTCGCCATCCTCTACCGCGGCAACTACCAGTCGCGGCTGATGGAACTCAAGCTGCAGCACCACCAGATCCCCTACCGCCTTTCCGGCGGCACCAGCTTCTTCGCCCGCCAGGAGGTGAAGGACCTGATGAGCTACTTCCGCCTGCTGGTCAACCCGGACGACGACAACGCCTTCCTGCGGGTGATCAACGTGCCGCGCCGCGAGATCGGCTCGGCGACCCTGGAAAAGCTCAGCCACTACGCTGGCGAGCGCAACCTCTCGCTCTACGAGGCCGCCGGCGAACTGGGCCTCGCCCAGCATCTGGACAGCCGCTACTGCGAGCGCCTGGCGCGCTTCGCCCGCTGGATGGACGGCGTGCGCCGGCAGTGCGCGCAGAACGATCCGATCGCCGCCCTGCGCAGCATGATCATGGACATCGACTACGAGAACTGGCTCCGCCAGAACGCCTCCAGCGACAAGGTCGCCGAGGCGCGCATGGGCAACGTCTGGTTCCTCGTCGAGGCACTGAAGAACACCCTCGAAAAGGACGAGGACGGCGAGATGACCATCGAGGAGGCCATCGGCAAGCTGGTGCTGCGCGACATGCTCGAGCGCCAGCAGGAAGAGGAGGAAGGCGCCGAGGGTGTGCAGATGCTCACCCTGCACGCCTCCAAGGGCCTGGAGTTCCCCCACGTGTTCATCATCGGCGTCGAGGAGGAAATCCTCCCCCACCGCTCCAGCATCGAGGCCGACACCATCGAGGAGGAGCGCCGTCTGGCCTACGTCGGCATCACCCGCGCCCGGCAGAACCTGGTGCTGACCTTTGCCGCCAAGCGCAAGCAGTACGGCGAGATCATCGACTGCGCACCCAGCCGCTTCCTCGCCGAGCTGCCGCAGGACGACCTGGTCTGGGAAGGCCAGGAGGATGCGCCGGTGGAAGCCAAGGCGGCGCGCGGCAAGAGCGCGCTGGCCGATATCCGGGCGATGCTCAAGCGCTGA
- a CDS encoding pirin family protein yields MNTHELRRSSERGQADHGWLQSRHSFSFAAYHDPEQVGFSDLLVINDDRVAAGQGFGRHPHRDMEILSYVLDGALEHQDSLGNGSVIRPDDIQLMSAGTGIAHSEYNASPREPVHFLQIWIVPAVRGATPGYQQQRFAAEDKRGRLQLILSPDGEQGSLRLHQDARVYAGLFDGAERASLELGGQRHAYVHLARGALSVNGQRLEAGDGLRVRRAERLEFADGERAEVLVFDLRPNELPRMP; encoded by the coding sequence ATGAACACCCACGAACTGCGCCGCTCCAGCGAGCGCGGCCAGGCCGACCACGGCTGGCTGCAATCCCGCCACAGCTTTTCCTTCGCCGCCTACCACGACCCCGAGCAGGTCGGTTTCTCCGACCTGCTGGTGATCAACGACGACCGCGTCGCCGCCGGCCAGGGCTTCGGCCGCCATCCGCACCGGGACATGGAAATCCTCTCCTACGTGCTCGACGGCGCCCTGGAACACCAGGACAGCCTGGGCAACGGCTCGGTGATCCGCCCGGACGACATCCAGCTGATGAGCGCCGGCACCGGCATCGCCCACAGCGAGTACAACGCCTCGCCCCGCGAGCCGGTGCATTTCCTGCAGATCTGGATCGTCCCGGCCGTCAGGGGCGCCACGCCGGGCTATCAACAGCAGCGCTTCGCCGCCGAGGACAAGCGCGGCCGGCTGCAGCTGATCCTCTCGCCGGACGGCGAGCAGGGCTCGCTGCGCCTCCATCAGGACGCCCGGGTCTACGCCGGGCTGTTCGACGGCGCGGAACGGGCCAGCCTGGAACTCGGCGGGCAGCGCCACGCCTACGTGCATCTGGCGCGCGGTGCGCTGAGCGTCAACGGCCAACGCCTGGAGGCGGGCGATGGCCTGCGCGTCCGCCGCGCCGAGCGGCTGGAGTTCGCCGATGGCGAACGGGCCGAGGTGCTGGTCTTCGACCTGCGCCCGAACGAGCTGCCGCGGATGCCGTGA
- a CDS encoding DoxX family protein — MTLSTPTAIHTTTAFAGRALLSSLFLVSGLGKAAAPAATLGYIGSTGLPFPTLALAVALLIELGFAAALLVGYRTRLVATVMAGFTLATALAFHNQFGDQNQFIHFLKNLAIAGGLLQVAAFGAGALSLDARRSRRLAHA; from the coding sequence ATGACCCTTTCGACCCCGACCGCCATCCACACCACCACCGCCTTTGCCGGCCGCGCCCTGCTGAGCTCGCTGTTTCTCGTCAGCGGCCTGGGCAAGGCCGCCGCCCCGGCCGCCACCCTCGGCTACATCGGCAGCACCGGCCTGCCTTTCCCCACGCTGGCCCTGGCGGTCGCGCTGCTGATCGAGCTGGGCTTCGCCGCGGCGCTGCTGGTCGGCTACCGCACCCGCCTGGTCGCCACCGTGATGGCCGGCTTCACCCTGGCGACCGCCCTGGCCTTCCACAACCAGTTCGGCGACCAGAACCAGTTCATCCACTTCCTGAAGAACCTGGCGATCGCCGGGGGCCTGCTGCAGGTGGCCGCCTTCGGCGCGGGCGCCCTGAGCCTGGATGCCCGCCGCAGCCGCCGCCTCGCCCACGCCTGA
- a CDS encoding LysR family transcriptional regulator, which produces MNQLEDMRLFVSVVDGGSFTAAAETLGLSKQFVSRRLMGLEARLGVRLLNRSTRRLAVTPLGLLYCERARQILDDVEAAEQAILQLRATPRGTLRLSAPMSFGTLHLGRLLPGFLERYPEVAVELDLSDRRVDLLEEGYDMAVRIGELADSTLIARALAPQQMVTCASPAYLARRGAPQTPAELREHDCLLYGHGKGVEWSYWRDGRPERVGVRGRYRVNNGELVRDAALAGLGLAWLPTFIVGPELATGALLPVLEAFQGPPTKVYAVYPQHRQASALVRAFTDYLHEALNR; this is translated from the coding sequence ATGAACCAGCTCGAGGACATGCGCCTGTTCGTCTCCGTGGTGGACGGCGGAAGCTTCACCGCCGCGGCCGAGACGCTGGGGCTGTCCAAGCAGTTCGTCAGCCGCCGGCTGATGGGCCTGGAAGCGCGGCTGGGCGTGCGCCTGCTCAACCGCTCGACCCGCCGGCTCGCCGTCACCCCGCTGGGGCTGCTCTACTGCGAGCGGGCCCGGCAGATCCTCGACGACGTGGAGGCGGCTGAGCAGGCCATCCTGCAACTGCGGGCGACGCCGCGGGGCACGCTGCGCCTGTCGGCACCGATGTCCTTCGGCACCCTGCATCTCGGTCGCCTGCTGCCGGGCTTTCTCGAGCGCTACCCGGAGGTCGCCGTCGAACTGGACCTGAGCGACCGGCGGGTCGACCTGCTCGAGGAGGGCTACGACATGGCGGTGCGCATCGGCGAGCTCGCCGATTCCACGCTGATCGCCCGCGCCCTGGCTCCGCAGCAGATGGTCACCTGCGCCAGCCCCGCCTATCTGGCTCGCCGCGGTGCGCCGCAGACGCCGGCGGAGCTGCGCGAGCACGACTGCCTGCTCTACGGCCACGGCAAGGGGGTGGAGTGGAGCTACTGGCGCGACGGGCGGCCCGAACGCGTCGGAGTGCGTGGCCGCTACCGCGTCAACAACGGCGAGCTGGTGCGCGACGCCGCCCTCGCCGGGCTCGGCCTCGCCTGGCTGCCGACCTTCATCGTCGGCCCGGAGCTGGCCACGGGCGCGCTGCTGCCGGTGCTCGAAGCCTTCCAGGGACCGCCGACGAAGGTCTACGCGGTCTATCCGCAGCATCGCCAGGCCTCGGCGCTGGTTCGCGCCTTCACCGACTACCTGCACGAGGCCCTGAATCGCTGA
- a CDS encoding NfeD family protein — translation MEWWHWVVGGIVLILLELAIPAFFVIWFGLGALLVAGVLLLAGDLSLTAQLLVWTLSSLAMAALWFGVFRPGRQTTRIGTATGEAIGEVGLLVAAVAPFERGRVRFQKPILGAEEWACLAESAIPAGERVRVVSIEGSYVKVARA, via the coding sequence ATGGAGTGGTGGCACTGGGTCGTCGGCGGGATCGTGCTGATTCTGCTGGAGCTGGCCATACCGGCGTTCTTCGTGATCTGGTTCGGCCTCGGCGCCCTGCTGGTGGCGGGCGTGCTGCTGCTGGCTGGCGATCTGTCGCTGACCGCGCAACTGTTGGTCTGGACCCTCAGTTCGCTGGCGATGGCCGCGCTGTGGTTCGGCGTGTTCCGGCCCGGCCGGCAGACGACGCGGATCGGCACGGCGACCGGCGAGGCGATCGGCGAGGTGGGGCTGCTGGTCGCTGCCGTCGCGCCCTTCGAGCGGGGCCGGGTGCGTTTCCAGAAGCCGATCCTTGGCGCCGAGGAATGGGCCTGCCTGGCCGAGTCGGCGATCCCCGCGGGGGAGCGGGTGCGGGTGGTGTCGATCGAGGGCAGCTACGTCAAGGTAGCCAGGGCCTGA